In one window of Nakamurella sp. PAMC28650 DNA:
- a CDS encoding ABC transporter substrate-binding protein, producing MRLVSMLPSATEIAYALGLGDQVVGVTFECDEPASARIEKTVVVGGRDTTGMTPQEIDRYVRDRLAAGEDLYTLDGGALAALAPDVILTQDLCRVCALPSGQVEEALSYLGCRADVVSLDPHSLADVLDTILLVGARTGTADRAQELVTDLQARLDAVSIAVAGLPRPRVAVIEWVDPLFTAGHWVPDLVTAAGGEPVSGRPGQMSVTATWDSVAACTPDLVVVAPCGYHLDGAIAQARAVAEKLPGIPIWAIDADGLVVRPGPRLIDGVEALAAILHPGAVAAVPGRAERVI from the coding sequence ATGCGACTGGTATCCATGCTTCCGTCCGCCACCGAGATCGCCTACGCGCTCGGGCTGGGGGACCAGGTGGTCGGCGTGACCTTCGAATGCGACGAGCCCGCGTCGGCGCGGATCGAGAAGACGGTGGTGGTGGGTGGCCGCGACACGACGGGGATGACTCCGCAGGAGATCGATCGCTACGTCCGGGATCGGCTGGCGGCTGGCGAGGATCTGTACACGCTGGACGGTGGTGCACTGGCAGCGCTCGCCCCGGACGTGATTCTGACGCAGGACCTGTGCCGCGTCTGCGCGTTGCCCTCCGGGCAGGTCGAGGAAGCGTTGTCCTACCTGGGATGTCGGGCCGACGTCGTCTCTCTCGACCCGCACAGCCTGGCCGACGTCCTGGACACCATCCTCCTGGTGGGCGCGCGGACCGGTACTGCCGACCGCGCGCAGGAGCTGGTGACCGATCTGCAGGCCCGGCTGGACGCCGTCAGCATCGCCGTTGCCGGTCTGCCGCGACCGCGAGTGGCCGTCATCGAGTGGGTCGACCCGCTCTTCACCGCCGGGCACTGGGTGCCGGACCTGGTCACGGCGGCCGGTGGGGAACCGGTGTCCGGCCGACCCGGGCAGATGTCGGTCACCGCCACCTGGGATTCCGTCGCGGCCTGCACGCCGGATCTCGTCGTCGTGGCTCCGTGCGGCTACCACCTGGACGGCGCCATCGCGCAGGCCCGTGCCGTTGCCGAAAAGCTGCCAGGGATTCCCATCTGGGCGATCGACGCCGACGGGCTCGTCGTCCGGCCAGGTCCGCGCCTGATCGACGGGGTCGAGGCGCTCGCAGCGATACTGCATCCGGGTGCGGTGGCCGCCGTGCCCGGACGGGCGGAACGGGTAATCTGA
- the pcp gene encoding pyroglutamyl-peptidase I, producing the protein MTTGTGAQTTVLLTGFEPFGGQTINPSWSAVQEVRRTWAGSEDIRVLELPVDFASVDRVLTDALETFRPDVVICVGQAGGASALRLERVAINVDDARIPDNQGRQPVDEPIVPGGPAAYFSTLPIKAAVAELGRLGLPAVVSQTAGTYTCNHVFYRLMHEIGRSGRDVRGGFVHVPFAPDQAVGTESPSMAIDAMARGVAAVLATTLSTSVDARIGGGSLH; encoded by the coding sequence ATGACGACCGGCACCGGAGCCCAGACCACCGTTCTTCTGACCGGCTTCGAGCCGTTCGGTGGCCAGACCATCAACCCGTCGTGGTCGGCCGTGCAGGAGGTGCGCCGGACGTGGGCCGGCTCGGAGGACATCCGTGTTCTGGAACTTCCGGTCGACTTCGCCTCGGTCGACCGGGTTCTCACCGACGCGCTGGAGACTTTTCGCCCGGACGTGGTGATCTGCGTCGGGCAGGCCGGCGGGGCCAGTGCACTGCGGCTGGAGCGTGTCGCCATCAACGTCGACGATGCGCGCATCCCCGACAACCAGGGTCGGCAGCCCGTCGACGAGCCCATCGTTCCCGGGGGACCCGCGGCCTACTTCTCGACGCTCCCGATCAAGGCGGCGGTGGCTGAACTCGGCCGGTTGGGCCTTCCGGCAGTGGTCTCGCAGACAGCCGGCACCTACACCTGCAATCACGTGTTCTACCGACTGATGCACGAGATCGGGCGCTCTGGCCGCGATGTCCGAGGTGGGTTCGTGCATGTGCCGTTCGCACCCGATCAGGCCGTGGGCACCGAATCCCCGTCGATGGCGATCGACGCGATGGCTCGTGGCGTCGCGGCGGTGTTGGCGACGACCCTGTCGACGTCCGTCGACGCCCGCATCGGCGGTGGGTCGCTTCACTGA
- a CDS encoding TIGR02678 family protein, with the protein MTSPPTSTWRQDSAGRQQAARYLLATPILTASREPERLALVRRHTAALKSMFATQLGYALVVEASFARLIKSPLPVTAPSRPARRQTDESAFGAMTYTHLALICAALLAPGVGDQILISALVDQVRADAAEQSIAMSDHISDRRQLVTALGLLLSWGVLSETEGSVTAWGERREDEALLTVHRPLLALLLPNPLQELMSSADAGEPASGDQPRRRLRRRLVESPVVFRVDLDDEERDVLSRERSELTRHLDENFGLTLEVRAEGALAYDAAGTLTDVEFPGSGAGSAKQAGLMLLDRLIVSLAPGAESQVLIGEVNYPGVLVSWPEIDRLISELINENKKRWRAAYVASPSTLRADVVELLQSLDLVRSVADGLVVFPFGARYRPSITAGPATLFEVNS; encoded by the coding sequence ATGACATCGCCCCCCACCTCGACCTGGCGTCAGGATTCCGCCGGGCGTCAGCAGGCCGCCCGGTACCTGCTGGCGACCCCCATCCTGACGGCATCGCGCGAGCCGGAGCGGCTGGCATTGGTGCGTCGTCACACCGCTGCTCTGAAGTCGATGTTCGCAACCCAGCTGGGCTACGCGCTGGTCGTCGAGGCCTCCTTCGCCCGGTTGATCAAGTCGCCGTTGCCGGTGACGGCCCCTTCTCGCCCCGCCCGGCGCCAGACCGACGAGAGTGCCTTCGGTGCAATGACCTACACGCATCTGGCGCTGATCTGCGCCGCCCTGCTCGCGCCCGGGGTGGGAGACCAGATCCTGATCTCGGCGCTGGTGGACCAGGTCAGGGCCGACGCGGCAGAGCAGTCGATCGCGATGTCCGACCACATCTCCGATCGCCGGCAACTGGTGACCGCGCTCGGCCTGCTGCTGAGCTGGGGTGTGCTGAGCGAGACGGAGGGGTCGGTCACGGCCTGGGGTGAGCGCCGGGAGGACGAGGCTCTCTTGACGGTGCATCGGCCCCTGCTCGCGCTGCTGCTACCCAACCCATTGCAGGAGTTGATGTCGAGCGCCGACGCAGGGGAGCCGGCGTCGGGTGATCAACCCCGGCGCCGGTTGCGGCGCCGGCTGGTGGAGAGCCCGGTTGTGTTCCGCGTCGACCTCGACGACGAGGAGCGCGATGTCCTGTCCCGCGAACGATCCGAACTGACCCGCCACCTGGACGAGAACTTCGGCCTGACCCTGGAAGTGCGAGCCGAAGGAGCCCTGGCCTACGACGCGGCCGGCACCCTCACCGACGTGGAGTTCCCCGGCAGTGGCGCCGGCAGCGCCAAGCAGGCCGGGCTGATGCTGCTGGATCGGCTGATCGTCTCTTTGGCACCCGGCGCCGAGTCGCAGGTGCTGATCGGCGAGGTCAACTATCCGGGAGTGCTCGTGAGCTGGCCGGAGATCGACCGGCTCATCTCCGAACTGATCAACGAGAACAAGAAGCGTTGGCGTGCAGCCTATGTCGCTTCGCCCAGCACTCTGCGGGCCGATGTCGTCGAACTGCTGCAATCACTGGACCTGGTCCGGTCCGTCGCCGACGGATTGGTCGTCTTCCCCTTCGGTGCCCGCTACCGCCCGTCCATCACCGCCGGTCCCGCAACGCTGTTCGAGGTGAACTCATGA
- a CDS encoding TIGR02680 family protein, protein MTAFALPAVGLPEQLPVRREGRWRLHRAGIVNVWQYLDNEFDISGGRMILRGTNGSGKSRALEMLLPFLLDGDRRKMDATGSGKVSLDELMKAGIGDQTNRSGYLWAEFARPGGYLTVGVLLRYSRSAHRTQPWFFTTPFRVGEELTLLSRSRDVLTLDELKQLIGAERGTDSAEVHRERVRTELFGLRGDSGRDRFAGLLQLLHTLRSPDVGNRIDEGKLPQILSDALPPLRENTLTRAGDQLDGLTETRAGQQRLENSLVRVQHFLQVYRRYAAGMLVETATATAGSADDYLSGQKAARRTLRTLEQLMQEAVEKQAAHEDLRDQVGELNSAIEGIKGREIFKTADDLAQRDHAVAALAVAADAKLNSADVQRRNHGRAVEAADGRLREVQHSVDGASSALAKAHSALRAARLPDSGLVEAIRGIELPDEPGQAVVRTEREGPPVSLARPLPRRFETSPLDLEAPRSAATASAEAARRRAEVAGRRMTEAKRLVDQGAQVQRAEDEAAQALELAERDAFEAAEAVLNRDAGAAELASDWRAWIIGPGTVELLGPLDWSVTVLAPLLDDLNALLDESLIDLEQLDQLAAEQAAPARDAMAATRHDLLAQDAADMLQRNVLRDEQRQLLAAQDPAPAEPPWLLPGRSGVPFWRAVDFVDDVPEQARAGIEGALLAAGVLTATITADGSVRAASGEILLSVNGSAAARPLSRSLRPDEAAGIPPALVNGLLAIIGLDEGAAVTSVGTDGSWRNGPLRGRHQVADARHIGAQARARRRAARLAEIDSELAALEAAAELRRTALEVVRAREDALNRHLRTAPSGRQLSILRSGCRIAGTRATNSRTRGDEANRRAQELRSRWSAELVTHQQACAHFDLPADEDALRRATSDAADADRHCRALADALRDLADRIAKHGASLRVEREARQERDQSERAATESWQSWMHAATELSAQHEVLDLDVAQAAAELKRSTETLAEVNRAEQRAGREIAALQGRLGEARAARAQADTQVEVLRALMISAAELLSRRLLVPGLLSAATAETVDPIERPEQPEAVKKVTDLLLAVVKKPAQPVGENAVLNAFQAFDRDVSGQLDTARSMEEGVHVVQVAGVGDVHTLAGAASELNRRVEVGRAALTDREREVFTTFVIGGVAEELRRQVNQAKVLIAVMNDSLKSIRTTNGIGVRLGWGLGDQHSSLARVLKLVATSGAVRSSADNDELTDLIRERVEEFYAADPSSGYAGHLAAALDYRRWHDVEVVILGPTPGQERRISKRAKLSQGETRFVSYVTLFAAADGYLSGLPESEHALRLILLDDAFAKVDDPTIAELMGLLVHLDLDFVMTAHSLWGCFPQVPKLDIYEVRRFDNSSAVTTHTHWDGHRRHVRLTT, encoded by the coding sequence ATGACTGCTTTCGCTCTGCCCGCCGTCGGACTGCCGGAACAGCTACCGGTCCGTCGCGAAGGGCGGTGGCGGCTGCACCGGGCCGGCATCGTCAACGTGTGGCAGTACCTGGACAACGAGTTCGACATCTCCGGCGGCCGGATGATCCTGCGCGGGACCAACGGCTCCGGCAAATCACGTGCGCTGGAGATGTTGTTGCCGTTCCTGTTGGACGGCGACCGTCGCAAGATGGACGCGACCGGGTCGGGCAAGGTCAGTCTGGACGAACTGATGAAGGCCGGGATCGGTGACCAGACCAATCGCAGCGGCTACCTGTGGGCCGAGTTCGCGCGGCCGGGTGGGTACCTCACCGTCGGAGTGTTGTTGCGGTACAGCCGGTCCGCCCACCGGACGCAGCCCTGGTTCTTCACCACCCCGTTCCGCGTCGGCGAGGAATTGACACTGCTGTCCCGGAGTCGCGACGTCCTCACGCTCGACGAGTTGAAGCAGCTGATCGGAGCGGAGCGGGGTACCGATTCGGCTGAGGTGCACCGCGAGCGTGTGCGGACCGAGTTGTTCGGCCTGCGCGGTGATTCCGGTCGCGACCGGTTCGCCGGCCTGCTGCAACTGCTGCACACGCTCCGTTCACCCGACGTAGGCAACCGGATCGACGAGGGCAAACTGCCTCAGATTCTCAGCGATGCGCTGCCGCCACTGCGGGAGAACACCCTGACCAGAGCCGGCGACCAACTCGACGGCCTGACCGAGACCAGGGCCGGCCAGCAACGACTCGAGAACTCGCTGGTTCGCGTGCAGCATTTCCTCCAGGTATACCGCCGCTACGCCGCCGGGATGTTGGTCGAGACCGCCACCGCAACGGCCGGCTCCGCGGACGACTACCTGTCCGGGCAGAAGGCAGCCCGGCGCACCCTGCGGACGCTCGAGCAACTGATGCAGGAGGCGGTGGAGAAGCAGGCCGCGCACGAAGACCTCCGCGATCAGGTCGGTGAGCTCAACTCGGCCATCGAAGGCATCAAGGGGCGGGAGATCTTCAAGACTGCCGACGATCTCGCGCAGCGCGACCATGCGGTCGCGGCCCTGGCGGTGGCCGCCGACGCCAAACTGAATTCGGCCGACGTACAACGGCGGAACCACGGTCGCGCCGTGGAGGCCGCCGACGGTCGGCTCCGGGAGGTGCAGCACAGCGTCGACGGTGCCTCATCGGCCCTGGCGAAGGCACACAGCGCGCTGCGGGCGGCGCGCCTGCCGGACAGCGGTCTCGTGGAAGCCATTCGCGGTATCGAGTTGCCGGACGAGCCGGGGCAGGCCGTGGTGCGCACCGAACGCGAAGGCCCTCCGGTGTCGTTGGCACGTCCGCTGCCCCGGCGGTTCGAGACGTCACCGCTGGACCTCGAAGCCCCGCGCAGTGCCGCGACCGCCTCGGCCGAGGCGGCCCGCCGGCGGGCGGAGGTCGCCGGTCGGCGGATGACGGAGGCGAAGCGGCTCGTCGATCAGGGCGCCCAGGTGCAGCGCGCCGAAGATGAAGCAGCCCAGGCCCTCGAACTTGCCGAGAGGGACGCCTTCGAGGCGGCCGAAGCCGTCCTGAACAGGGACGCGGGCGCGGCGGAACTGGCTTCGGACTGGCGTGCCTGGATCATTGGTCCCGGCACGGTGGAGCTGCTCGGCCCGCTCGACTGGTCCGTCACGGTGCTGGCTCCACTGCTCGACGACCTGAACGCGCTGCTGGACGAGAGCTTGATCGATCTGGAGCAACTCGACCAGCTCGCCGCCGAGCAGGCGGCACCGGCGCGTGACGCGATGGCAGCCACCCGGCACGATCTCCTGGCTCAGGATGCTGCAGACATGCTGCAGCGCAACGTGTTGCGGGACGAGCAGCGGCAGCTGCTGGCGGCGCAGGACCCGGCGCCGGCGGAACCGCCCTGGCTGCTGCCCGGCCGCTCCGGTGTCCCGTTCTGGCGTGCCGTCGATTTCGTCGACGACGTGCCGGAGCAGGCGCGGGCCGGAATCGAAGGCGCGCTGTTGGCGGCCGGTGTGCTCACGGCGACCATCACCGCTGACGGCAGTGTCCGGGCCGCGTCGGGCGAGATCCTGCTCAGCGTCAACGGATCGGCGGCGGCCAGGCCGTTGTCCCGGTCGCTCCGTCCTGACGAGGCAGCCGGAATACCGCCTGCTCTGGTCAACGGACTGTTGGCCATCATCGGACTCGATGAAGGTGCCGCGGTCACCTCGGTCGGAACCGACGGGAGCTGGCGCAACGGGCCGCTTCGTGGGCGCCACCAGGTTGCCGACGCCCGGCACATCGGTGCGCAGGCCAGGGCTCGGCGACGGGCAGCGCGCCTGGCCGAGATCGACTCCGAACTCGCGGCTCTGGAGGCCGCCGCCGAACTTCGCCGTACCGCGCTCGAGGTGGTCAGAGCACGCGAGGACGCATTGAATCGGCACCTGCGCACCGCCCCTTCCGGGCGGCAGCTGTCCATCCTCCGGTCGGGTTGTCGCATCGCCGGGACCCGAGCCACGAACAGCCGCACCCGCGGCGACGAGGCGAACCGGCGGGCGCAGGAGCTTCGGTCGCGGTGGTCGGCCGAGCTCGTCACCCACCAACAGGCCTGCGCCCACTTCGATCTGCCCGCAGACGAGGATGCGCTGCGCCGGGCCACATCGGATGCTGCCGACGCTGATCGGCACTGTCGCGCGCTGGCCGACGCGCTCCGAGACCTCGCCGACCGTATCGCCAAGCACGGGGCGAGCCTGCGGGTCGAGCGGGAAGCTCGTCAGGAACGGGACCAGAGCGAAAGGGCTGCGACGGAGTCCTGGCAGAGCTGGATGCATGCGGCCACCGAATTGTCGGCGCAGCACGAGGTACTCGACCTCGACGTGGCACAGGCAGCGGCGGAGCTCAAACGCAGCACCGAGACGCTCGCCGAGGTCAACCGGGCCGAGCAGCGGGCGGGGCGGGAAATCGCGGCGCTGCAGGGGAGGCTGGGCGAAGCCAGGGCCGCGCGGGCGCAGGCCGACACGCAGGTGGAAGTGCTGCGGGCCCTGATGATCTCGGCAGCGGAATTGTTGTCCCGCCGACTGCTGGTACCCGGACTGCTGAGCGCAGCGACCGCAGAGACGGTCGACCCGATAGAACGGCCCGAGCAGCCGGAGGCAGTGAAGAAGGTGACTGATCTCCTGCTGGCCGTGGTGAAGAAGCCCGCCCAACCAGTCGGCGAGAACGCTGTGCTCAACGCATTCCAGGCCTTCGATCGGGACGTGTCCGGTCAACTGGACACGGCACGGTCGATGGAAGAGGGCGTTCACGTGGTGCAGGTGGCCGGCGTCGGGGACGTTCACACCCTGGCCGGCGCCGCGTCCGAATTGAACCGTCGCGTCGAGGTGGGTCGAGCTGCCCTGACCGATCGCGAACGGGAGGTGTTCACCACCTTCGTGATCGGCGGAGTGGCCGAGGAACTCAGGCGTCAGGTCAATCAGGCCAAGGTGCTGATCGCGGTGATGAACGACAGCCTGAAGTCCATCCGGACGACCAACGGCATCGGCGTCCGGCTGGGCTGGGGCCTCGGCGATCAGCATTCGTCGCTCGCCCGGGTGTTGAAGCTGGTCGCGACTTCCGGGGCGGTACGGTCCTCCGCCGACAACGACGAGCTGACCGACCTGATTCGCGAACGGGTCGAGGAGTTCTATGCGGCGGACCCCAGCAGTGGTTACGCCGGCCACCTGGCGGCGGCACTGGACTACCGCCGGTGGCACGACGTCGAGGTGGTGATCCTCGGCCCGACCCCCGGACAGGAAAGACGGATCTCCAAGCGGGCCAAGCTGTCCCAGGGTGAGACACGGTTCGTTTCCTACGTGACCCTGTTCGCCGCGGCGGATGGATACCTGTCCGGTCTGCCGGAGTCCGAGCACGCCCTACGGCTCATCCTGCTGGATGACGCTTTCGCCAAGGTCGACGATCCGACCATCGCCGAGCTGATGGGACTGCTGGTTCATCTCGACCTCGACTTCGTCATGACCGCCCATTCGCTGTGGGGCTGCTTCCCTCAGGTGCCGAAGCTGGACATCTACGAGGTACGCAGATTCGACAACAGCTCGGCGGTGACGACCCACACGCATTGGGACGGACACCGCCGACATGTGCGGCTCACCACGTGA
- a CDS encoding multidrug effflux MFS transporter, producing MSSSTIGTERAVYSPAPKLARIGGTFILLLGALTAVGPFTIDMYLAAFPQITSDLNTRPAAVQLTITATLIGLALGQLLLGSISDAIGRRRPMLTGLALYIAASVGIVFVNSVELLTALRFLQGLGAAAGMVLSMAIVRDRFEGIQVGKAIARLMLVVGVSPCVAPLIGAQFLRLGSWRDMFIALAALASVLLIAAFFMLKESLPVQLRRSGGVGAATRSYVTLLRDPLFLGLALLGGFTMAALFTYISSASFVFQDGFGLSATQFAIIFAAGGITFTIGTQLNGALLGRVAPEQILRAAVLGALAITTALVVTSAIGLGVWPLIVLLVANMFAIGMLLPAISSIALERNAHRAGSAAALIGATQFGIGAATAPITGLFPEGSAVAMAAVMLAATVVIVGLMFATRPAMRRSTAEIRSPAHSG from the coding sequence ATGTCCAGTTCCACCATCGGGACCGAGCGCGCGGTCTATTCGCCGGCACCCAAACTTGCCCGGATCGGCGGCACGTTCATCCTGCTGCTGGGTGCGTTGACGGCCGTCGGCCCGTTCACCATCGACATGTACCTCGCAGCGTTCCCGCAGATCACCTCGGATCTCAACACCCGCCCCGCTGCCGTCCAGCTGACGATCACCGCGACGCTGATCGGGCTGGCCCTCGGACAGCTTCTGCTGGGATCGATCTCCGACGCGATCGGCCGGCGCCGGCCCATGCTGACCGGTCTCGCCCTCTACATCGCCGCCTCCGTCGGCATCGTCTTCGTCAACTCGGTCGAGCTCCTGACGGCGCTGCGGTTCCTGCAGGGACTGGGCGCGGCCGCCGGCATGGTGCTGTCGATGGCGATCGTGCGCGATCGATTCGAAGGGATCCAGGTCGGCAAAGCCATTGCGCGGCTGATGCTCGTCGTCGGGGTATCGCCCTGCGTGGCCCCCCTGATCGGTGCACAGTTCCTGCGCCTCGGGTCCTGGCGCGACATGTTCATCGCCCTGGCAGCGCTGGCCTCCGTGCTGCTGATCGCGGCGTTCTTCATGCTCAAGGAGTCGTTGCCGGTGCAGCTGCGACGCTCCGGCGGAGTGGGCGCAGCGACCAGGTCCTACGTGACGCTCCTGCGCGATCCGCTGTTCCTTGGCTTGGCGTTGCTCGGCGGCTTCACCATGGCGGCCCTTTTCACGTACATCTCCTCGGCCAGCTTCGTCTTCCAGGACGGGTTCGGCCTGTCGGCCACCCAGTTCGCGATCATCTTCGCCGCGGGCGGCATCACCTTCACCATCGGAACCCAGCTCAACGGCGCCCTGCTCGGCCGGGTCGCACCCGAGCAGATCCTGCGCGCAGCGGTCCTGGGCGCCCTCGCCATCACCACCGCTTTGGTCGTGACGTCCGCCATCGGTCTGGGCGTGTGGCCCCTGATCGTGCTGCTGGTGGCCAACATGTTCGCCATCGGCATGCTGCTACCGGCGATCTCCTCGATCGCGCTCGAACGAAACGCGCACCGGGCCGGCAGCGCTGCAGCCCTGATCGGTGCGACCCAGTTCGGAATCGGCGCCGCCACCGCACCGATCACCGGGTTGTTCCCCGAAGGCTCCGCGGTGGCCATGGCGGCCGTGATGCTCGCCGCCACGGTCGTCATCGTCGGCCTCATGTTCGCCACTCGTCCGGCGATGCGGCGCAGCACCGCGGAGATTCGTTCGCCAGCCCACTCCGGCTGA
- a CDS encoding TIGR02679 family protein: MTPTLAPLWSSLRARLEANGHAIRGTIDVDLDDDGADRLSGLLGRVVPPGRTRLKLADLDAALRSSAAARGVVAVVASLTGSELRDRPAERTAQRHEWDRVWSELDDELARAGLASMPWVTEWVEWLHRGGLLTRLRPEGAAVVAGRAVRTLALVLSSPAEGAQGELTSAERALGELAFAVTGSAHGLDENTPTAALVLRATAMALGVALPVSATDRRLLWQRLGVSTDSISGTVIVWGLRPPGNDRWSAMMRDRADLDLVTHLTVRELRSHDVALAPAGIVGFACENPQVLQAAAAAGVSAPVICLSGNPASAGLMLLSRLAVRYHGDFDWPGVAIARRLFSGGAELWRMGAADYLAAVAGIDSAVRLPLTGNSEPTPWDEDLGATMRRTNVAVHEEALLDLLLGDLTSVRSPATSHPHR, translated from the coding sequence ATGACCCCTACGCTCGCGCCCCTCTGGTCGTCGTTACGGGCTCGGCTCGAGGCCAATGGTCATGCAATCCGCGGCACCATCGACGTCGACCTGGACGACGACGGTGCCGACCGACTCTCTGGGCTGCTGGGCAGAGTGGTTCCGCCGGGTCGAACCCGACTGAAACTGGCCGATCTGGATGCCGCGCTTCGCTCGAGCGCGGCCGCGCGTGGGGTCGTCGCAGTGGTCGCGTCCCTGACCGGCTCCGAACTTCGTGATCGGCCCGCGGAGCGGACGGCGCAACGACACGAATGGGACCGGGTCTGGTCGGAGCTGGACGACGAGCTCGCCCGGGCGGGGTTGGCGTCGATGCCGTGGGTCACCGAATGGGTGGAATGGCTCCACCGGGGTGGTCTCCTGACCCGCCTTCGCCCGGAGGGGGCGGCGGTCGTAGCCGGCCGGGCCGTGCGAACGCTCGCGCTGGTGTTGAGCTCTCCGGCCGAGGGGGCACAGGGTGAGTTGACCTCGGCTGAGCGGGCGTTGGGCGAGTTGGCCTTTGCGGTGACCGGGAGCGCCCACGGCTTGGACGAGAACACGCCGACCGCCGCCCTGGTGCTCCGAGCCACGGCGATGGCGCTCGGCGTTGCGCTGCCTGTGTCGGCCACTGATCGCCGGTTGCTGTGGCAACGACTGGGGGTCAGCACCGACTCCATCTCCGGCACCGTCATCGTGTGGGGTCTGCGGCCGCCGGGGAACGACCGCTGGTCCGCGATGATGCGGGATCGGGCGGACCTCGATCTGGTCACTCATCTGACGGTGCGGGAATTGCGTTCGCACGACGTCGCTCTGGCTCCTGCTGGCATCGTGGGGTTTGCCTGCGAGAATCCGCAGGTCCTCCAGGCCGCCGCGGCGGCGGGGGTGTCCGCTCCAGTGATCTGTCTGTCCGGGAATCCAGCCTCGGCCGGTCTGATGTTGTTGTCCCGCTTGGCTGTTCGGTATCACGGTGATTTCGACTGGCCCGGTGTGGCCATTGCTCGCCGACTCTTCTCGGGGGGCGCGGAGCTGTGGCGAATGGGAGCCGCCGACTACCTGGCCGCAGTGGCCGGTATCGACTCCGCAGTTCGATTGCCGCTGACCGGCAACTCGGAGCCGACGCCGTGGGACGAGGATCTTGGCGCCACGATGCGCCGGACGAACGTGGCGGTCCACGAGGAGGCACTGCTCGATCTGCTGCTCGGTGATCTGACCTCGGTGCGGAGTCCTGCGACCAGTCATCCGCATCGATGA
- a CDS encoding type II toxin-antitoxin system Phd/YefM family antitoxin: MSTVASRDLRNHTAEVLRRVAAGDRVTITVNGAPVAELIPPSSSRRPSISREGLVLLITRHRADAGLRTDLDALTGETTDDLEAL; the protein is encoded by the coding sequence ATGAGTACGGTCGCGTCTCGTGATCTCCGGAATCACACGGCTGAGGTACTGCGCAGGGTCGCTGCCGGCGACCGGGTGACCATCACGGTGAACGGCGCCCCCGTCGCGGAACTGATTCCGCCGTCCTCGTCCCGGCGCCCATCCATTTCGCGGGAGGGCCTCGTCCTGCTGATCACGCGGCACCGGGCGGACGCGGGTTTGAGGACCGATCTCGATGCGTTGACCGGCGAGACCACCGACGATCTGGAAGCGTTGTGA
- a CDS encoding type II toxin-antitoxin system VapC family toxin, translated as MTGRAPSGLLDTSVLIAEESGRRLQVEALPDNAFVSVVTIAELQAGVLAARDTAVRAIRLATLDAVSVLQPLTIDATAALHWAVLRVRLAEEGRRAKINDLWIAAVALANDLPVVTQDEDFDSIEAVGGPLVIRV; from the coding sequence GTGACCGGCAGGGCGCCGAGTGGTCTTCTGGACACGTCGGTGCTCATCGCCGAGGAGTCCGGGCGTCGACTCCAGGTGGAAGCATTGCCCGACAACGCATTTGTCAGTGTGGTGACGATTGCCGAATTACAGGCCGGAGTGCTCGCAGCCCGCGACACTGCCGTGCGTGCGATCCGTCTGGCGACGCTCGATGCGGTGAGCGTCCTGCAGCCCCTGACCATCGACGCCACCGCGGCCCTGCACTGGGCCGTGCTGCGCGTCCGGCTCGCCGAGGAAGGTCGCCGCGCGAAGATCAACGACCTGTGGATCGCGGCGGTCGCGCTGGCGAACGATCTTCCGGTGGTGACGCAGGACGAGGACTTCGATTCGATCGAAGCAGTGGGTGGCCCGCTGGTCATCAGGGTCTGA